The Pseudomonas iranensis genome includes a window with the following:
- a CDS encoding alpha/beta fold hydrolase, whose product MFKRVFSVAAALAALLFGAGSFAAGRCDVNVPTEHAELAQVSLAYQSIGRASDPALLLVMGLGGQLIHWPDEVVVALCQQGFRVIRYDNRDVGLSTWRQAPTEANLTFEVLRYKLGLPVSAPYSLTDMADDALGLMTALKVEQFHVLGASMGGMIAQHMAAIAPQRVESLTLIMTTSGAEGLPAPSAALVQLLSRRGAPNREVALEQQADLLAALGSPAVTDDRQALLQQAAASYDRAFNPEGVKRQIMAILAEPSRVALLNQLRVPTLVVHGTADPLLPVMHGVHLAAHIQGSQLKLIPGLAHRFQEAFKEPLLAAVLPYLQAHREDTSHWAQVDPAAPNNLL is encoded by the coding sequence ATGTTCAAGAGAGTTTTTTCAGTCGCGGCCGCGTTGGCCGCGCTTTTGTTCGGGGCCGGCTCGTTTGCAGCCGGACGCTGCGATGTCAACGTGCCGACCGAGCACGCCGAGCTGGCGCAGGTCAGTCTTGCCTATCAAAGTATCGGCCGTGCATCAGACCCGGCGCTGTTGCTGGTCATGGGCCTGGGTGGGCAGTTGATTCACTGGCCGGATGAAGTGGTTGTCGCTTTGTGCCAGCAGGGTTTCCGGGTGATCCGCTATGACAACCGCGACGTCGGCCTGTCGACCTGGCGGCAGGCGCCGACCGAGGCCAATCTGACCTTCGAAGTGCTGCGTTACAAACTCGGTCTGCCGGTCTCGGCCCCTTACAGCCTGACTGACATGGCCGACGATGCGCTGGGTTTGATGACCGCGCTGAAGGTCGAGCAATTCCACGTGCTCGGCGCGAGCATGGGCGGAATGATCGCCCAGCACATGGCGGCGATCGCGCCGCAGCGGGTGGAAAGCCTGACGCTGATCATGACCACTTCCGGCGCTGAAGGCCTGCCGGCACCGAGTGCGGCGCTGGTGCAGTTGCTCTCGCGGCGGGGTGCGCCGAACCGTGAAGTGGCGCTGGAGCAACAGGCCGATCTGCTCGCGGCACTCGGTAGCCCGGCGGTGACGGATGATCGTCAGGCCTTGCTGCAACAGGCGGCGGCGTCCTACGACCGTGCATTCAACCCCGAAGGCGTCAAACGGCAAATCATGGCGATACTTGCCGAGCCGAGCCGGGTGGCACTGCTCAATCAACTGCGCGTGCCGACCCTGGTGGTGCATGGCACGGCAGATCCGCTGCTGCCGGTGATGCACGGCGTACATCTGGCGGCGCACATTCAGGGCAGTCAGTTGAAACTGATTCCGGGACTGGCGCATCGCTTTCAGGAGGCGTTCAAGGAACCGTTGCTGGCGGCGGTGTTGCCGTATCTGCAGGCGCATCGCGAGGATACTTCGCATTGGGCGCAGGTCGATCCGGCGGCGCCGAACAATCTGCTGTAA